From Streptomyces sp. TLI_235, a single genomic window includes:
- a CDS encoding ribonucleoside-diphosphate reductase class II translates to MTDTTSGSARGSKSGKATKAAGKAPDGGLRIERIYTTPGVHPYDEVTWGRRDVVMTNWRDGSINFEQRGVEFPDFWSVNAVNIVTSKYFRGAVGTPQREWSLKQIIDRVVLTYRAAGEKNGYFATPDDAEIFEHELTHALLHQVFSFNSPVWFNVGTKQPQQVSACFILAVDDSMESILDWYKEEGMIFKGGSGAGLNLSRIRSSKELLSSGGNASGPVSFMRGADASAGTIKSGGATRRAAKMVVLDVDHPDVEAFIETKVKEEEKIRALRDAGFDMDLGGDDITSVQYQNANNSVRVSDEFMTAVENGTAFGLRARMTGEVIETVDAKQLFRKMAEAAWACADPGIQYDSTINHWHTCPESGRINASNPCSEYMHLDNSSCNLASLNLMKFLRDDDSFDAATFAKVVELVITAMDISICFADFPTEKIGETTRAYRQLGIGYANLGALLMATGHAYDSEGGRALAGAITSLMTGTAYRRGAELAGVVGPYDGYARNAAAHRQVMQQHADANTAAVAVDDLDAPVWAAATETWGDVIRLGAANGFRNAQASVLAPTGTIGLMMDCDTTGVEPDLALVKFKKLVGGGSMQIVNGTVPRALKRLGYQDEQVEAVVAHIAEHGNVIDAPGLKAAHYEVFDCAMGERSISPMGHVRMMSAIQPWISGAISKTVNMPENATVEDVEEIYFQAWKLGVKALAIYRDNCKVGQPLSAKTKTPAIEEKAAEAPAAVEKVVEYRPVRKRLPKGRPGITTSFTVGGAEGYMTANSYPDDGLGEVFLKMSKQGSTLAGMMDAFSIAVSVGLQYGVPLETYVSKFTNMRFEPAGLTDDPDVRMAQSIVDYIFRRLALDFLPFETRSALGIHSVEERTRHLETGSYEPVEEDVDVEGLAQSAPLAAPKATEPAPAKPQAAPAQAHNSTELVEIQLGLNADAPLCFSCGTKMRRAGSCYLCEGCGSTSGCS, encoded by the coding sequence GTGACTGACACGACGAGCGGTTCCGCACGCGGGTCGAAGTCCGGCAAGGCGACCAAGGCGGCCGGCAAGGCGCCCGACGGAGGCCTGCGCATCGAGCGCATCTACACCACTCCTGGCGTCCACCCCTACGACGAGGTGACCTGGGGGCGCCGCGACGTCGTCATGACCAACTGGCGTGACGGCTCGATCAACTTCGAGCAGCGCGGCGTCGAGTTCCCCGACTTCTGGTCGGTCAACGCGGTCAACATCGTGACCTCGAAGTACTTCCGCGGCGCCGTGGGCACCCCGCAGCGCGAGTGGAGCCTCAAGCAGATCATCGACCGCGTGGTGCTCACCTACCGTGCCGCCGGTGAGAAGAACGGCTACTTCGCCACCCCGGACGACGCCGAGATCTTCGAGCACGAGCTGACCCACGCCCTCCTCCACCAGGTGTTCAGCTTCAACTCGCCGGTCTGGTTCAACGTCGGCACCAAGCAGCCCCAGCAGGTCTCCGCCTGCTTCATCCTGGCCGTCGACGACTCCATGGAGTCGATCCTCGACTGGTACAAGGAAGAAGGCATGATCTTCAAGGGCGGTTCCGGCGCCGGCCTCAACCTCTCCCGGATCCGCTCCAGCAAGGAGCTCCTCTCCTCCGGCGGCAACGCCTCCGGCCCGGTCTCCTTCATGCGCGGCGCCGACGCCTCCGCCGGCACCATCAAGTCCGGCGGCGCCACCCGCCGCGCGGCCAAGATGGTCGTCCTGGATGTCGACCACCCCGACGTCGAGGCCTTCATCGAGACCAAGGTGAAGGAGGAGGAGAAGATCCGCGCGCTGCGCGACGCCGGCTTCGACATGGACCTGGGCGGCGACGACATCACCTCCGTCCAGTACCAGAACGCCAACAACTCGGTCCGCGTCTCCGACGAGTTCATGACCGCGGTCGAGAACGGCACCGCCTTCGGCCTGCGCGCCCGGATGACCGGCGAGGTGATCGAGACCGTCGACGCCAAGCAGCTCTTCCGCAAGATGGCCGAGGCCGCCTGGGCCTGCGCCGACCCGGGCATCCAGTACGACTCGACCATCAACCACTGGCACACCTGCCCGGAGTCCGGCCGCATCAACGCGTCCAACCCCTGCTCCGAGTACATGCACCTGGACAACTCCAGCTGCAACCTCGCCTCGCTCAACCTGATGAAGTTCCTCCGCGACGACGACTCCTTCGACGCCGCGACCTTCGCCAAGGTCGTCGAGCTCGTCATCACCGCGATGGACATCTCCATCTGCTTCGCCGACTTCCCGACCGAGAAGATCGGCGAGACCACCCGCGCCTACCGCCAGCTCGGCATCGGCTACGCCAACCTCGGCGCCCTGCTGATGGCCACCGGCCACGCCTACGACTCCGAGGGCGGCCGCGCCCTGGCCGGTGCCATCACCTCGCTGATGACCGGCACCGCCTACCGCCGCGGCGCCGAACTCGCAGGCGTGGTCGGCCCGTACGACGGCTACGCCCGCAACGCCGCCGCCCACCGGCAGGTCATGCAGCAGCACGCCGACGCCAACACCGCCGCCGTCGCGGTCGACGACCTGGACGCCCCGGTGTGGGCCGCCGCCACCGAGACCTGGGGCGACGTGATCCGCCTCGGCGCCGCGAACGGCTTCCGCAACGCGCAGGCCTCGGTGCTCGCCCCGACCGGCACCATCGGCCTGATGATGGACTGCGACACCACCGGCGTGGAGCCGGACCTGGCGCTGGTCAAGTTCAAGAAGCTCGTCGGCGGCGGCTCCATGCAGATCGTCAACGGCACGGTGCCGCGCGCCCTCAAGCGCCTCGGCTACCAGGACGAGCAGGTCGAGGCGGTCGTCGCCCACATCGCCGAGCACGGCAACGTGATCGACGCCCCCGGCCTGAAGGCCGCCCACTACGAGGTCTTCGACTGCGCGATGGGCGAGCGCTCGATCTCGCCGATGGGCCACGTCCGGATGATGTCGGCGATCCAGCCGTGGATCTCCGGCGCCATCTCCAAGACGGTCAACATGCCGGAGAACGCCACCGTCGAGGACGTCGAGGAGATCTACTTCCAGGCGTGGAAGCTCGGCGTGAAGGCGCTCGCCATCTACCGGGACAACTGCAAGGTCGGCCAGCCGCTCTCGGCGAAGACCAAGACCCCGGCGATCGAGGAGAAGGCCGCCGAGGCGCCCGCCGCGGTCGAGAAGGTCGTCGAGTACCGCCCCGTCCGCAAGCGCCTGCCGAAGGGCCGCCCGGGTATCACCACCTCGTTCACCGTCGGTGGCGCCGAGGGCTACATGACGGCCAACTCCTACCCGGACGACGGCCTGGGCGAGGTCTTCCTGAAGATGTCCAAGCAGGGCTCGACCCTCGCGGGCATGATGGACGCCTTCTCCATCGCCGTCTCGGTCGGCCTGCAGTACGGCGTGCCGCTGGAGACCTACGTCTCGAAGTTCACCAACATGCGCTTCGAGCCGGCCGGTCTGACGGACGACCCGGACGTGCGGATGGCGCAGTCGATCGTCGACTACATCTTCCGCCGCCTGGCGCTGGACTTCCTGCCGTTCGAGACCCGCTCCGCGCTCGGCATCCACTCCGTCGAGGAGCGCACCCGGCACCTGGAGACCGGCTCGTACGAGCCCGTCGAGGAGGACGTGGACGTGGAGGGCCTCGCCCAGTCCGCGCCGCTCGCCGCTCCCAAGGCCACCGAGCCCGCCCCGGCGAAGCCGCAGGCCGCCCCGGCCCAGGCCCACAACTCCACCGAACTGGTGGAGATCCAGCTGGGCCTGAACGCCGACGCGCCGCTCTGCTTCTCCTGCGGCACCAAGATGCGCCGCGCCGGCAGCTGCTACCTCTGCGAGGGCTGCGGCTCCACCAGCGGCTGCAGCTGA
- a CDS encoding transcriptional repressor NrdR, which produces MHCPFCRHPDSRVVDSRASDDGSSIRRRRQCPDCGRRFTTVETATLMVIKRSGVTEPFSREKVISGVRKACQGRPVTEDALAQLGQRVEECVRASGSAELSTHDVGLAILGPLKELDVVAYLRFASVYRAFDGLEDFEAAIAELRAEQPFVPGEGTAVPAPAAAAP; this is translated from the coding sequence GTGCACTGCCCCTTCTGCCGGCATCCTGACAGCCGGGTCGTGGACAGCCGGGCCAGCGACGACGGAAGTTCCATCCGCCGCCGCCGCCAGTGCCCCGACTGCGGCCGCCGTTTCACCACGGTCGAAACCGCCACCCTCATGGTGATCAAGCGCAGCGGCGTCACCGAGCCCTTCTCCCGCGAGAAGGTGATCTCCGGCGTCCGCAAGGCCTGCCAGGGCCGCCCGGTCACCGAGGACGCGCTCGCCCAGCTCGGCCAGCGCGTCGAGGAATGCGTGCGTGCCTCGGGCAGCGCCGAGCTGTCGACCCACGACGTCGGCCTGGCCATACTCGGCCCGCTGAAGGAGCTCGACGTCGTCGCGTACCTGAGGTTCGCGTCCGTCTACCGGGCCTTCGACGGCCTGGAGGACTTCGAGGCGGCCATCGCGGAGCTCCGCGCCGAGCAGCCGTTCGTCCCGGGGGAGGGCACCGCGGTGCCGGCCCCCGCCGCCGCCGCGCCCTAG
- a CDS encoding repressor LexA — protein sequence MNTVELKSNSIPVQERSARTTDQQGVDHSMSRSQPIEHAAVQDAVLGAPVPTRSLPGRPPGIRTDEAGLTERQRRVIEVIRDSVQRRGYPPSMREIGQAVGLSSTSSVAHQLMALERKGFLRRDPHRPRAYEVRGVEVARPNTADTAGRPSTSYVPLVGRIAAGGPILAEQTVEDVFPLPRQLVGEGELFALTVRGDSMIEAAICDGDWVTVRRQPVAENGDIVAAMIDGEATVKRLKREDGKIWLMPHNPAYDPIPGDNATILGKVVAVLRRL from the coding sequence ATGAACACCGTAGAACTCAAGAGCAACTCCATCCCGGTGCAGGAGCGCTCCGCGCGCACCACGGACCAGCAAGGCGTGGACCACAGCATGAGCCGTAGCCAGCCGATCGAGCACGCCGCCGTGCAGGATGCCGTGCTCGGCGCGCCCGTTCCCACCCGCTCCCTGCCCGGCCGCCCGCCCGGCATCCGCACCGACGAGGCCGGCCTGACGGAACGCCAGCGCCGGGTTATCGAGGTCATCCGGGACTCGGTCCAGCGCCGCGGGTACCCGCCCTCCATGCGCGAGATCGGCCAGGCGGTCGGCCTCTCCTCCACCTCCTCCGTCGCCCACCAGCTGATGGCCCTGGAGCGCAAGGGCTTCCTCCGCCGCGACCCGCACCGCCCCCGCGCCTACGAGGTGCGCGGCGTGGAGGTCGCCCGCCCCAACACCGCCGACACCGCCGGCCGTCCCTCGACCTCGTACGTGCCGCTGGTCGGCCGGATCGCCGCCGGCGGCCCGATCCTCGCCGAGCAGACGGTGGAGGACGTCTTCCCGCTGCCGCGTCAGCTGGTCGGCGAGGGCGAGCTCTTCGCGCTCACCGTCCGCGGCGACTCGATGATCGAGGCGGCCATCTGTGACGGCGACTGGGTCACCGTCCGGCGGCAGCCGGTCGCCGAGAACGGCGACATCGTCGCCGCCATGATCGACGGCGAGGCCACCGTCAAGCGCCTCAAGCGCGAGGACGGCAAGATCTGGCTGATGCCGCACAACCCGGCGTACGACCCGATCCCGGGCGACAACGCCACCATTCTCGGCAAGGTCGTCGCCGTCCTGCGGCGCCTCTGA
- a CDS encoding ATP-dependent DNA helicase DinG has protein sequence MTNDSASLPLPGDDTPAPVPRSRIPELLHAAVTAVGGIERPGQVRMAEAVADAVDEGEHLLVQAGTGTGKSLAYLVPALAHGDRVVVATATLALQRQLVERDLPRTVDALHPVLRRRPLFAMLKGRSNYVCLHRVHEGTPVDEGEGLFDAAEVLGGPSSKLGQDIVRLRDWAEETETGDRDDLSPGVSDKAWAQLSVSSSECLGASKCPYGQECFAEAARERAKLADVVVTNHAMLAIDAIEGAPVLPEHGLLIVDEAHELVNRVTGAATAELTVHAVNRAVRRAAKLANEKAVDALQAAAENYHGLMETAQPGRVEELPEYLAYAVAGIRDAARQVITSLGETRDRSLSDEDAVRKQAMASAESLHETTDRLLQDSAYDVVWIERSDRFGAGAASLRVAPLSVSGLLRENLYRDRSVVLTSATLKLGGDFNGVAASVGLPVEGRLADERTEGEVLPEGGEDAPPPWRGIDVGSPFSYPKQGILYVAKHLPPPGREPDRPAMLDELAELIGAAGGRTLGLFSSMRAAQAAAEALRERLDNRILLQGEETLGELIKAFASDAESCLFGTLSLWQGVDVPGAACQLVVMDRIPFPRPDDPLMSARQKAVEEAGGNGFMAVAATHAALLMAQGAGRLVRAADDRGVVAVLDPRLATARYGGFFRSSMPNFWYTTDRNQVRRSLAAIDASAPPVKPVT, from the coding sequence ATGACGAACGACTCCGCATCCCTGCCCCTGCCGGGCGACGACACGCCCGCCCCCGTACCGCGCTCGCGCATCCCCGAGCTGCTGCACGCCGCCGTCACGGCCGTCGGCGGCATCGAGCGCCCCGGCCAGGTCAGGATGGCCGAGGCCGTCGCCGACGCGGTCGACGAGGGCGAGCACCTCCTCGTCCAGGCCGGCACCGGCACCGGCAAGTCCCTCGCCTACCTGGTGCCCGCCCTCGCGCACGGCGACCGCGTCGTCGTCGCCACCGCCACCCTCGCGCTGCAGCGCCAGCTCGTCGAGCGCGACCTGCCGCGCACCGTCGACGCCCTGCACCCCGTGCTGCGCCGCCGGCCGCTCTTCGCGATGCTCAAGGGCCGCTCCAACTACGTGTGCCTGCACCGGGTGCACGAGGGCACCCCGGTGGACGAGGGCGAGGGCCTGTTCGACGCCGCCGAGGTCCTCGGCGGGCCGAGCAGCAAGCTCGGGCAGGACATCGTGCGGCTGCGCGACTGGGCGGAGGAGACCGAGACCGGCGACCGCGACGACCTGTCGCCCGGCGTCTCCGACAAGGCCTGGGCGCAGCTGTCCGTCAGCTCCTCCGAGTGCCTGGGCGCCTCCAAGTGCCCCTACGGCCAGGAGTGCTTCGCGGAGGCCGCACGGGAGCGGGCCAAGCTGGCGGACGTCGTCGTCACCAACCACGCGATGCTGGCGATCGACGCCATCGAGGGCGCGCCGGTGCTGCCCGAGCACGGCCTGCTGATCGTCGACGAGGCGCACGAGCTGGTGAACCGGGTGACCGGCGCCGCCACCGCCGAGCTGACCGTGCATGCCGTGAACCGGGCGGTGCGGCGGGCGGCCAAGCTGGCCAACGAGAAGGCCGTGGACGCCCTGCAGGCCGCCGCGGAGAACTACCACGGGCTGATGGAGACCGCCCAGCCCGGCCGGGTCGAGGAGCTGCCCGAGTACCTCGCCTACGCCGTCGCCGGGATCCGGGACGCGGCCCGCCAGGTCATCACCTCGCTCGGTGAGACGCGGGACCGCTCGCTCTCCGACGAGGACGCCGTCCGCAAGCAGGCCATGGCCTCCGCCGAGTCGCTGCACGAGACGACCGACCGGCTGCTGCAGGACTCCGCCTACGACGTGGTGTGGATCGAGCGCAGCGATCGCTTCGGGGCCGGCGCCGCCTCGCTGCGGGTCGCTCCGCTGTCCGTCTCGGGCCTGCTGCGGGAGAACCTCTACCGGGACCGCTCGGTGGTGCTCACCTCGGCCACCCTCAAGCTGGGCGGTGACTTCAACGGTGTCGCCGCCTCGGTCGGCCTTCCGGTGGAGGGCCGGCTGGCGGACGAGCGGACCGAGGGCGAGGTGCTGCCCGAGGGCGGCGAGGACGCCCCGCCGCCGTGGCGCGGCATCGACGTCGGCTCGCCCTTCTCCTACCCCAAGCAGGGCATTCTCTACGTCGCCAAGCACCTTCCGCCGCCCGGCCGGGAGCCGGACCGGCCGGCGATGCTGGACGAGCTCGCCGAGCTCATCGGCGCGGCAGGCGGGCGCACGCTCGGCCTGTTCTCCTCGATGCGGGCTGCGCAGGCCGCCGCCGAGGCCCTGCGCGAGCGGCTGGACAACCGCATCCTGCTGCAGGGCGAGGAGACCCTCGGCGAGCTGATCAAGGCGTTCGCCTCGGACGCCGAGAGCTGCCTGTTCGGCACCCTGTCGCTCTGGCAGGGCGTCGACGTGCCCGGTGCGGCCTGCCAGTTGGTCGTGATGGACCGCATTCCCTTCCCGCGGCCGGACGACCCGCTGATGAGCGCCCGCCAGAAGGCGGTGGAGGAGGCCGGCGGGAACGGCTTCATGGCGGTCGCCGCCACCCACGCCGCGCTGCTGATGGCTCAGGGCGCGGGCCGGCTGGTCCGCGCGGCGGACGACCGGGGGGTGGTCGCGGTGCTCGACCCGCGGCTGGCCACCGCCCGGTACGGCGGCTTCTTCCGCTCGTCCATGCCGAACTTCTGGTACACCACCGACCGCAACCAGGTCCGCCGCTCGCTCGCGGCGATCGATGCCTCGGCACCGCCGGTCAAGCCGGTCACGTAG
- a CDS encoding lysine/ornithine N-monooxygenase translates to MTPPADRPGDRLGEGSGDRPGEGLGAGLRDRAHLLDGIAGRGPMPTPAGEFRLRPVRLPEDLPLITGWMNDPAVDSWWNLAGPPAAVEQHLRAQLDGDGRSLPCLGLLDGTPMSYWEVYRADLDPLAAHYPAEPHDTGLHLLLGPPDARGHGLGAVLLAALADHVLAHRPACRRVLAEPDLRNTACRRALARAGFRQAGELDLPDKRAALMVRTRPLRLPTPRDGGEPYDLLGVGIGPFNLSLAALAHGAADGVSALFCEAEPEYRWHPGMLVEGARMQVPFLADLVSLVDPTSPWSFLNYLRHQERLYPFYFAERFQLSRREYAHYCRWVAHRLPNCRFGAPVTTLRWDGTEQLFRAEAGGEEIRARNVVLGVGTRPHRPAAFADLAGHPRVWHSADYLERRDSLDGARDITVLGSGQSGAEVFLDLLRHRPDDGTRLRWLSRTRALAPMEYSKLGLEHFTPDYTRYFHSLPREVRDRLVPAQWQLHKAASAETLAEIHDLLYERSIGRPPGSDPVEIMPGTAVTAARTGPCGGLELHCRHSDSGAEHILRTDAVVLATGYRATRPEALDPIAELIDWDEQGRYRVDLDHRVATRPELTGGLYVQNAELHTHGVGTPDLGLGAHRAAVILNAVAGKELHPLPDRTAWTSFAPPLARPLASGPS, encoded by the coding sequence ATGACCCCGCCCGCCGACCGCCCCGGTGACCGCCTCGGCGAGGGCTCCGGCGACCGCCCCGGCGAGGGCCTCGGCGCGGGCCTCCGCGACCGGGCCCACCTGCTGGACGGCATCGCCGGCCGGGGCCCGATGCCCACCCCCGCCGGGGAGTTCCGGCTCCGCCCCGTCCGGCTGCCCGAGGACCTCCCGCTGATCACCGGCTGGATGAACGACCCCGCCGTCGACAGCTGGTGGAACCTCGCCGGCCCGCCCGCCGCCGTCGAGCAGCACCTGCGCGCCCAACTCGACGGCGACGGCCGCAGTCTGCCCTGCCTCGGCCTGCTCGACGGCACCCCGATGAGCTACTGGGAGGTCTACCGGGCCGACCTCGACCCGCTCGCCGCCCACTACCCGGCCGAGCCCCACGACACCGGCCTCCACCTGCTGCTCGGCCCGCCCGACGCCCGCGGCCACGGCCTCGGCGCCGTCCTGCTCGCCGCCCTCGCCGACCACGTCCTCGCCCACCGCCCGGCCTGCCGCCGCGTCCTCGCCGAACCCGACCTCCGCAACACCGCCTGCCGGCGCGCCCTCGCCCGGGCCGGCTTCCGGCAGGCCGGCGAACTCGACCTCCCCGACAAGCGGGCCGCCCTGATGGTCCGCACCCGCCCCCTCCGCCTTCCGACACCCCGGGACGGCGGCGAACCGTACGACCTGCTCGGTGTCGGCATCGGCCCCTTCAACCTCTCGCTCGCCGCCCTCGCCCACGGCGCCGCCGACGGCGTCTCCGCGCTCTTCTGCGAGGCCGAACCCGAGTACCGCTGGCACCCCGGGATGCTCGTCGAGGGCGCCCGCATGCAGGTGCCCTTCCTCGCGGACCTGGTCTCCCTGGTCGACCCCACCAGCCCCTGGTCCTTCCTCAACTACCTCCGGCACCAAGAGCGGCTCTACCCCTTCTACTTCGCCGAGCGCTTCCAGCTCTCCCGCCGCGAGTACGCGCACTACTGCCGCTGGGTCGCCCACCGGCTGCCCAACTGCCGCTTCGGCGCCCCCGTCACCACGCTGCGCTGGGACGGCACCGAGCAGCTCTTCCGTGCCGAGGCCGGCGGCGAGGAGATCCGCGCCCGCAACGTCGTCCTCGGCGTCGGCACCCGCCCGCACCGCCCCGCCGCCTTCGCCGACCTCGCCGGCCACCCCCGGGTCTGGCACTCGGCCGACTACCTCGAACGCCGCGACAGCCTCGACGGCGCCCGCGACATCACCGTCCTCGGCTCCGGCCAGTCCGGCGCCGAGGTCTTCCTCGACCTGCTGCGCCACCGCCCCGACGACGGCACCCGGCTGCGCTGGCTCAGCCGCACCCGCGCCCTCGCCCCCATGGAGTACTCCAAGCTCGGCCTGGAGCACTTCACCCCCGACTACACCCGCTACTTCCACAGCCTCCCGCGCGAGGTCCGGGACCGGCTGGTGCCCGCCCAGTGGCAGCTCCACAAGGCCGCCAGCGCCGAGACCCTCGCCGAGATCCACGACCTGCTCTACGAGCGCTCCATCGGCCGCCCGCCCGGCAGCGACCCGGTCGAGATCATGCCCGGCACCGCCGTCACCGCGGCCCGCACCGGCCCCTGCGGCGGCCTCGAACTCCACTGCCGGCACAGCGACTCCGGCGCCGAGCACATCCTGCGCACCGACGCCGTGGTCCTCGCCACCGGCTATCGCGCCACCCGCCCGGAGGCCCTCGACCCGATCGCCGAACTCATCGACTGGGACGAACAGGGCCGCTACCGGGTCGACCTCGACCACCGCGTCGCCACCCGCCCCGAGCTCACCGGCGGCCTCTACGTGCAGAACGCCGAGCTCCACACCCACGGCGTCGGCACCCCCGACCTGGGCCTGGGCGCCCACCGCGCCGCCGTCATCCTCAACGCCGTCGCCGGCAAGGAGCTCCACCCGCTGCCCGACCGCACCGCCTGGACCAGCTTCGCCCCACCTCTTGCCCGCCCGCTCGCCTCCGGGCCCTCCTGA
- a CDS encoding siderophore synthetase component, with the protein MSTALTGAQTPAAPPGPAARRTPTAPAHVPEPDDPLLDPDPATAAEHAATEAVLRCWARETGARPDAAGRLTVPVLGGAARLTAPVRYWSPCGRHRFGPAAVTTGPGGPAAPVDAVTATALLARTADGIDGIDGIDAGRRTAEPGRIADLAARVADSAARTAEILAHRRTAADPAGHTPFLRSEQALLLGHPLHPTPKSRDGLGPAESRAYSPELHGSFRLHWYAVDRSLLAADSAAEQSADRITARLLGDPALLPPGTAALPLHPWQARELALRPAVAALLDQGLLHDLGRHGDPWHPTSSVRTVLRPGTPWMLKLSLGLRITNSRRENLRKELHRGTEVHRLLEAGLAAEWQAAHPGFDIVRDPAWIGVDHPALTDPDGLSTVLRRQPFGPEDRAHCLAGLLAEQPADRLDSQLGHLLAALAARTGRRRDTVAAEWFLRYLDAVVLPVLWLDGTAGIALEAHQQNSVVLLDPDGWPVGGRYRDNQGYYYRDSAAERLTARLPGLGDASDTFVPDRVADERFAYYLGINHVLGLIGALGAQGLADEDVLLAALRRFLAGPRAAATGSTLPGHLLTAPTLRCKANLLTRLHGLDELVGPVETQSVYVDIPNPVAAA; encoded by the coding sequence TTGAGCACCGCCCTCACCGGAGCCCAGACCCCCGCCGCGCCGCCCGGACCAGCTGCCCGCCGAACGCCCACCGCACCCGCCCACGTCCCGGAGCCCGACGACCCGCTGCTCGACCCCGACCCGGCCACCGCCGCCGAACACGCCGCCACCGAGGCCGTCCTGCGCTGCTGGGCCCGCGAGACCGGCGCCCGCCCCGACGCCGCCGGCCGCCTCACCGTCCCCGTCCTCGGCGGAGCCGCCCGGCTCACCGCCCCCGTCCGCTACTGGTCCCCGTGCGGCCGGCACCGCTTCGGCCCCGCCGCCGTCACCACCGGGCCCGGCGGCCCCGCAGCCCCCGTCGACGCCGTCACCGCCACCGCCCTGCTCGCCCGCACCGCCGACGGAATCGACGGCATCGACGGCATCGACGCGGGCCGCCGGACCGCCGAGCCCGGCCGGATCGCCGACCTCGCCGCCCGGGTCGCCGACTCCGCCGCCCGCACCGCCGAGATCCTCGCCCACCGCCGCACCGCCGCCGACCCCGCCGGCCACACCCCCTTCCTCCGCTCCGAACAGGCCCTGCTGCTCGGCCACCCGCTGCACCCCACCCCCAAGAGCCGCGACGGCCTCGGCCCCGCCGAGAGCCGCGCCTACTCACCCGAACTCCACGGCTCCTTCCGCCTCCACTGGTACGCCGTCGACCGCTCCCTGCTCGCCGCCGACTCCGCCGCCGAACAGAGCGCCGACCGGATCACCGCCCGGCTCCTCGGCGACCCCGCCCTCCTCCCGCCCGGCACCGCCGCCCTCCCGCTCCACCCGTGGCAGGCCCGCGAACTCGCGCTGCGCCCCGCCGTCGCCGCCCTCCTCGACCAAGGGCTGCTGCACGACCTCGGCCGGCACGGCGACCCCTGGCACCCCACCTCCTCCGTCCGCACCGTCCTGCGCCCCGGCACCCCCTGGATGCTCAAGCTCTCGCTCGGCCTGCGGATCACCAACTCCCGTCGGGAGAACCTCCGCAAGGAACTCCACCGCGGCACCGAGGTCCACCGCCTCCTCGAAGCCGGCCTCGCCGCCGAGTGGCAGGCCGCCCACCCCGGCTTCGACATCGTCCGCGACCCCGCCTGGATCGGCGTCGACCACCCGGCGCTCACCGACCCCGACGGCCTGTCCACCGTGCTGCGCCGCCAGCCCTTCGGCCCCGAGGACCGCGCCCACTGCCTCGCCGGGCTGCTCGCCGAGCAGCCCGCCGACCGGCTCGATTCGCAGCTCGGCCACCTCCTGGCGGCCCTCGCCGCCCGCACCGGCCGCCGCCGCGACACCGTCGCAGCCGAATGGTTCCTGCGCTACCTGGACGCCGTCGTGCTGCCCGTCCTCTGGCTCGACGGCACCGCCGGCATCGCCCTGGAGGCCCACCAGCAGAACAGCGTCGTCCTGCTCGACCCGGACGGCTGGCCGGTCGGCGGCCGCTACCGCGACAACCAGGGCTACTACTACCGGGACTCCGCCGCCGAACGGCTCACCGCCCGACTGCCCGGCCTCGGCGACGCCAGCGACACCTTCGTCCCCGACCGGGTCGCCGACGAGCGCTTCGCCTACTACCTCGGCATCAACCACGTCCTCGGCCTGATCGGCGCCCTCGGCGCGCAAGGCCTCGCCGACGAGGACGTCCTGCTCGCCGCGCTCCGCCGCTTCCTCGCCGGCCCGCGCGCCGCCGCCACCGGGTCCACCCTGCCCGGCCACCTGCTCACCGCACCCACCCTGCGATGCAAGGCCAACCTGCTCACCCGGCTGCACGGCCTCGACGAACTCGTCGGACCGGTCGAGACCCAGTCCGTCTACGTCGACATCCCCAACCCGGTGGCCGCCGCATGA